TATAATTTTCATAATGTATCAAACTTTGATATCCCTCTTAAGATGGAAAAAGTGAGcagaaatagtttttaaaaatgcattacatgaagagatttttaaagatataaTTTCATGTTGTGTAGTTTTTCAAAACTGCAcaattgtttaaatattttaaacaattccTGCACATTTTGTCTCCATTGTAGTGATAGAACGACAGATCAAAATGTTACcataaaatttatatatatactatatatatatgtcaattttggttaaaaaattaatttaaataccTTAGCTTTATCTAAATAACATACATAACAAAGCAGGGAATATCTGATAATATAATTTTACCACTTGCTGATTTCTGTCACGATTCCAATCTAATAATATTAACTGTTAAAAAACTCTAAAGTTTGACTTCTTCCATCACTGGATTACAGAAAAGATCAAACATAAATAGTTAAAggataaatgtaatattttggaGCCAATATACCTATAAATACTGAAGGGATAGgatatgaataaaacaaaatcaatcttTCTATTGTTTGTAgacagtttgttcattttaagaTCATTTTTGCCTCAGAATAAACAGGAATGTGGAACTATGAAAACATGATGTAGATTATCCTGCATGTGGACTCTGACCAGTGTCTCTGGAAAAGAATGGCAACAACCTGGGGAGAAACTTTAagtcttttttgtgtttataattttttgtatttatgcttATAGCATATAAATATctgcaacaataaacaaatatgcaaacaaaTGTCACCCTCTTAATGAACTTCCTTTATCTTAGTCGATGTGAGATAAAGTCACCATCAGTTCATCTAAGTTGTGTGAAAActaactgctgctgccaccTTTGTAAATCTAATCTAAAAGACTAAGAAAGACCTGATGACCCATGAGTGACCCACCGGTGGGGAGAGACCTGTCTGCAGCTGTGTGTTCCAGCTCTCTGTCGCCCCTGCTGATTTGTGCTCTCCTCTGGTTTGAACTGACGTCTGACTCGGCCATGATCCCTGCAGCTACCAAATTGTTCCCGAAGGACCTTGACGATGTGGAGTGAGTCAGTGACGAGGGTTGTGACTGCTGACCCTGGACATCTGTGACACTGAGAAGAGAGTGAATAGTTGGTCATCTGTTGCCTTTCTTCTTTACTTTACCAAGAAGTGATTTTGTGGATGTGACACATTAATTAggtttaaatacacaaacacatcaaaacCTTGGTAAATTCAAAGAGCAACATCAtgagataagataagataagataagataagataactAGGTTTAACTTAAGTTACTTCTGATTGGTCAGCATCTCGTAAATGTCCTGCACCAACTGCTCAGCTGCTCCTGGTTCACAGTGTATACTTCCATAGATTGCTTCCTTCGATAGCTccagattcttcttcttcaaaaacTAGAGTAATAACAATTTTGAGCACAAATAGtccataaaaatattacaatgagttctcattaaaaatatatactttaagttgtttttatatttataatattcttattttaaaggtttgtttGCATGTATATTTGATCTAATTAACCCACATGCTAACCGGATGGGAAAAACAGCTCGTTATATTTTtagatataaaatataataacttttactaactttaacttttttaataaCTCTTACCTTCTGTATCCGGCTCCAGTTCTTCTGTTTGGAAGAAAATGATACTCCGTTGTGATATGAGTACACTGAGATGTCATGAGGGTAATAACGAGAAAATATCTCAGCAACCAGGTAACCATTGGACAAATCCCTGGAAGTGGAGGAGAGGACACCATTAAAATGAGTTGAGGAAGGAATTAAATGTCCattcaaataatcaaaatatgAATCAAGTACAGTCATTTGTAAATGCAAAATTCAATCATTAAATTCTAATAGTAGTAATGAATGAGATACATGTTGCCtctatttaaacaaaaacacaaatctctTATTTACTTAGAGATAAATGTTTACTCATTTAAACATGACTGTGATGAATTAAATAAGAAGAAAGCTattagaatattttatattcagaTCTTCTTAGGTtacatacagtttaaaaattgtTCTGATAATATCTGTACACACATGCAGGTAGGCTGGCATTTCTAGAGGTTTTGGAAGAAAGCAAACTGTATTATTCATCATGAAGCgactaattttaaataaaagttagcGTGCATTCAGGGGAAAAGATGgtgttatttacattttatcagcTTGGagcacatatttttattatactATATTATCTATAAGTGTAGTTATTGAAATACCTTCGCAGATTCTTTGGGTGAAATGATAGTTCCAGATCTTGGAGCCACTTGATGACTTCTCTGTCAACTCCTGTCTTATGACCCTGAGAATAAGACATTTTCCTCAGATGAAGATGAATCAAGATGAGCTCTTGGAAACCGCTAACATTTACTCCACCAGCAGTTAAGTTTCCCCTGAAATggcctttttctgtttttccgtTTCTATGGCAACCAAACTGGCTTCTCGTTCTCGGCTTAACCTCTGCTGCCATCTAGCGGATAATTAACAGTTTTGAAGGGAAATACAAAGCAAAGCGTTTCTGAATACTAAATTATATTCAAAGGTACACACGTTTTATTTCACCTACAATTGACAATGAGATGTTTCAGTCTAAATGTTTATTCCTCAATCAATGTTATATAAAGGTTATTTATCAAggcaacataaacaaaaaaatcatgaatGCGCAAGAGTCAACTTTAAATCATCAAGTAGTGTTCAGTGCTTACaatatcaaataaaagaaacttgTTCATGTATACTGTAGTGTGTTATAATTACatgaaaaccttttaaacaatatttttccattataaAGTGCTCATGTGGTTTTAGTTGCTTGAACTAACAAAGCATCAAATACATGTGCAGAACAGAAATGAAGTGATATTTACTTTTTCATAGCATCTGGTAGGATGACTATAATATAAACTAGGGACCCCTAAAAGTTACAGCAGCAATTTCCTTTACAGTCAGTAACCTGACTGTAAGTTTTATTCACATACACTCCCAGTCAGAAGTTTATATCCATGCAGTGTTGATTTGAACCATGATTATTTTACACACTTAAAACTTCAGAGTGGTTTTAAAAacagttcatgtttttaaaaccagtttatttgaattatttgtggattttttgtAATCTAcccatggtaaaaaaaaaaaatacagatgcaTGCTTAAAAATTAAGATTCACCTAATAATGTTTGGATAAATGTTCTTTAGTAATTTGCAGGGAAACCATTAATAAGAATCTGACACGATTCTGGTTAGATATTTAACCATTCTTCTTTTTAGAAATGGGAacgtttgttttatttttctttgtatggACCCTGCTTTAAGCACAGTGCATGAATTATTAATAGAGCTAAGCCTGggtgattttaaaaatgattcagcCTGTTTTATGTATTACAAAGCTGGTGCTggtgtgtgttttgggtcacTGTCCCATTAGACTCCCCCTGTTGTGTCCAATTTTCACTTTTGCCAATCACACTGCCCAGCGAAAATGAAAGACATGAATACATGTACAGGAACAACCAACACGGCTCCAGTCTATCATTAAATGGAAAAAGCTAAAAGATGAGTGTCACCGTCCAGAGGGAAGCATGTTTGGCATGAACTGACCAAGAAAGACCATTGACAGCTAGAGGGTCACAACTTGGACACAGTTTGCTGCTCCCACATTTATATGACATTGATtctgatgatggatggatgtaaagTTCTGAGCTGAAGTGCATCTTTTGGTTGGTTGGTGCAGTTGGGTATTCCCTTTATTCAGTTTCTGCTCTGTGTCTGGTTGAAATAATCCCTTATGGTGTGTTGGGACCACAGCATTACGGCCAAACCGGTTCTGATGTGTTTAGATTAGTTAAAGATATATTCCATAGAGTCCATTTAGGGGCACAATGTCTTGGTTCTGCTGGTCATTGGTATTGCAGGTAGTTCTTGAGCCTGTTGGGAAGAGGAAGGTGAGAAACAAGGTGGAGTCTGTCGCGGCCAACGCAGCTTCTGATGCACTGACGACACAACTGGCTCAGCAGGCGCGGCGTAGCtgtgagaaaaacacacaaaactctGACCTGAAAATTGTTTGTAACAAATCAGGAAATAATGACGTTTTCACTGGAAGTAGCCTGGATGTGAGGAATCATGAAGTCAAGTTGAAACGCAGGTCAGCAATGAGTCGTACCTTCGTAGAGCAGCAGGAAGCCCTCTGTCAGACTGCTGGGTGGAGCCACATCTACCGGCCTCTGAAACTCTGTGTTTCTGGCGTTAATATCAGCCCCAaagtccagcagcagcttcaccaCGGCTGTGCAGTCCTTTTCTGCTGCCGCGTGTAGAGGCGAATCCAAGGATTTGCCTTTCTGAACGTTTGCACCTGtatgaagaacaaaataatgatCTGAGATCAGATTGAGGTCATGTACAGCTTTTTCATCATGACCATCAAATTCCAAGCTTcagatttctgtctttttatgtaaatctacAAATTCACCACATTTCACATAAACTCCTTTAACCCTGAGAACCTTTTCATCTCATTACCTTTAATCGAGAGTAACAAGATTATAAGcatgaacagtcagctgaaaaTAAGCTGTATAATATGTTATGTGTGGATTGTTTACTGACAACCAACCATTCTCTCCTATTCATTCCACTTGaacttgttcatattttgtcactttacaacatAAGATAATTGtacagtggaagaaaaatgatgtgtgattttcacatttaataagGAATTTGTGTGGTGTTCATCTGTAATCTAATATTCTCTATAACTATAACTTTTTACATCACTACCTGTTATGTATGATCTGGTATATTACTATCTATGAAACAGGTTTAAATGTCCTATTCATTTCTGGAAATGTGAAGTACTCCTACAGTTGCAGTATCATTTACTGCAGGGCAATCTTTACATTTGCCCTGTATTAGTATTTAAATTATTGAGTATAATATTGAGTGCATATTCCACCTTCTTGTCTAATGCttttatgtttcacattttttgtatatttttctattttttttttgacattccTATCATGTTTGTACTTGTGTATAATTGTTTGAGTAAATGAGTGCAGCACCTTCAAACATCTGGAAATTGTTCTCAGGGATGAAGCAGACTGGTGCAGCTCCACATTTCCCAGTTTCAAACCAGAAACCAGTGTATCAGAAGTTTCTAAAGCCATGATGtcatcatcatctgggcttACCCTCAttgtttaaagagacagtaattattcttttgattttgaaacaaataaatgtctGACATATTCTCTCTCACATTATtgtaaaaatgagcaaatagACATAATTTTGGTAAGCATAACAGCCCTCAGAGAAGAGAAGTTTGGATTATTTAAAGgtgtatttgtctttttatttggtgcatgtaaacttctggtttcagctgcaTTAAAGTTTTGTTCAGAGTCTTTTTAGACTCTGTAAGTATGCATTTCCACAGGGTAAGGATTTATATCCTAACCTTTCATATTCTACTTCTACTTGAGTGGATGCGTAGGACTTGCATCTGTCTCTGAGGAGATGTAAATATCCACACTGTGCTCCGAGCTAACCTTCCTTCAGGAGTTTCCTGGCACACTCCAGCTCTTGGCAGATGCAGGCAGTGTAGAGCGCTGTACCCAGGTGAGGAATGTCCATGTCCACATCGGCCCCCCAAGTCACCAGGGCCTCAACACAACCATAATGACCTGGAAGTAATGGAGCATGAAGATAGTAATCAGTATGCGACAATGTGAGGTGATTCTCCAAGCTGTCTTCTCCGGTCAggtccatttatttttaaagctgtggTTTTTTTACACTGTAGGTCATTTAGAAAGTGTGTTGTAGCAGAGCAGGAGACATAAACACAACTTGAAATATGGGATTGAGTGTAAGCCCAGATAAGGAGAAATATTGATAGGTAAAACATTGCAGGCCATCAATGAAGCTAGGCTGCTGTTTCTCAGCtagaaagcagaaatattttctttttcttttatgactATTTCTTTGGATGGATTGTAAACAGATTATGACCTGCTAAAGCAGTTTTTCACCCTTTAATGTTGGCTTTAGGCTCTCGTTTCAATACACCATATTCTGTCATGTTATACCTTTGCTGGTCGCTTCATGTATCGGTGAAGGTTGGTATACAAGGCTCTGGGGTTTTGCTCCATTTTCCAAAAGGATTTCAGTGCAAGCCACACTACCCACCATACAGGCATTGAACAGAGGGGTGACTCCATCAATTGTAGATGCATTGacctgtaaaaacatttttattgttatttttagccCATCTTTAACAATGCAGGTTGACTAATGGCAAACGCCAGGGGGAACAATTTAATCGCTCTACAGTGTCCGTAGATGGAGAGCAGCACATCTCTCATTTGTTATCCCCTCCCGGAGTTTCCCATCCATGGAAATTACATTTGACCTCAGCAGAATGGCAGCATTAAAGAGTCTCCAGGCCAGAATGTGACTTACATTCGCTCCTGCATCAATGAGCGCCCTGGCACAGGCAACATGGTCTGCGAGGCAGGCCTCATGAAGGGGTGTCACATGGTCTATAGTCAGAACATTCACATTGTGACCCTGGAAACACAGcacagcagcagccagagagaCTTAGTgggaaaatttgttttaagaagCACTCGGCATCAGACGCGCTCTGTCAATCTCCAGTGGTGAACAATGGGAATTACACGAACATTATCAAAGCTTATCTCCTCGCACAAGACAGAGCCATCATCCTTAGTTACGGCTTTGAATGATTACTGAACTTTACTGCAAAGTCACATTTCAACTCCACAGATTAATTAGCCTGCTAATTAAAGTGAAGCTCAAACTGAAATCTGGTTGAAATTCTAGTAATTCACCATGTGAATACAGTCATGTTGTCACTGATGTGTCTGATGTGAACAAAGCATCTCAAACTTCAGCACATGGTCTTCTGTGAGtgagcagaagaagaacaaaatgaagattGCAGTTTTTTAATCCAGCATTTCTTTGAGAATGATATAGGAAATAagaatatttcattttgcaCTGAGACAGTTTTGGCCTCTAACTCAGATAAACCTGAGGCCCACAGATCCTGGGGCAACAGAACACACATCACAATGTGTCTCAACTTTTTGTGATCAACCAACACTAAGCAGTGCACTATAAAATCAAGGGAGAAAGATGCAtaattttttcaacttttttatgAGCAATGACATAAAAATGTGGCATGACTTTGTAGCAATACCTTTCCCATCAGTCAAAATCTTTTGGGTTATTTTCTTACAAAAGTTTGACATCTTGACCTGCCTTTCTTGTGAAATAACTCAAACTCAGTTAGTTTTGATGGGTAACATCTGTACACAATAAGGTCTTACCAGTGATTAACCATTAAAATTTGGTCTGGTTAAaaactgggccattctaacacagaCATGTTTGATCTAAACTCTTTTGTATGTCGAAGGTTATTCTGACAGAAAGTGAACGAGTCTTTGAGATCCTgtcttagtttttctttcagaattgtCCCATATTTAGCATCTccactgcatgatgctgcctccacaATGTTTCACTGAAGGGAtggtgtgtttatgtttt
This Xiphophorus hellerii strain 12219 chromosome 23, Xiphophorus_hellerii-4.1, whole genome shotgun sequence DNA region includes the following protein-coding sequences:
- the spata4 gene encoding spermatogenesis-associated protein 4 isoform X1 produces the protein MAAEVKPRTRSQFGCHRNGKTEKGHFRGNLTAGGVNVSGFQELILIHLHLRKMSYSQGHKTGVDREVIKWLQDLELSFHPKNLRRDLSNGYLVAEIFSRYYPHDISVYSYHNGVSFSSKQKNWSRIQKFLKKKNLELSKEAIYGSIHCEPGAAEQLVQDIYEMLTNQNVTDVQGQQSQPSSLTHSTSSRSFGNNLVAAGIMAESDVSSNQRRAQISRGDRELEHTAADRSLPTDSSTWRGAPVSYKEIKVNQPVRNSMVNLSHSLHHSLSPLFKTDQSNTEDKKKKKKSPKEPESG
- the spata4 gene encoding spermatogenesis-associated protein 4 isoform X3 — encoded protein: MAAEVKPRTRSQFGCHRNGKTEKGHFRGNLTAGGVNVSGFQELILIHLHLRKMSYSQGHKTGVDREVIKWLQDLELSFHPKNLRRDLSNGYLVAEIFSRYYPHDISVYSYHNGVSFSSKQKNWSRIQKFLKKKNLELSKEAIYGSIHCEPGAAEQLVQDIYEMLTNQNVTDVQGQQSQPSSLTHSTSSRSFGNNLVAAGIMAESDVSSNQRRAQISRGDRELEHTAADRSLPTDSSTWRGAPVSYKEIKLSPLFKTDQSNTEDKKKKKKSPKEPESG
- the asb5a gene encoding ankyrin repeat and SOCS box protein 5, giving the protein MSDRAVELTNKPFAVQLSNVYLSILALFCFKLFVKISLNLLTYFYIVRGNRKEAARISAEFYDYGQQHRSWADRSPLHDAASQGRLLALRTLILQGHNVNVLTIDHVTPLHEACLADHVACARALIDAGANVNASTIDGVTPLFNACMVGSVACTEILLENGAKPQSLVYQPSPIHEATSKGHYGCVEALVTWGADVDMDIPHLGTALYTACICQELECARKLLKEGANVQKGKSLDSPLHAAAEKDCTAVVKLLLDFGADINARNTEFQRPVDVAPPSSLTEGFLLLYEATPRLLSQLCRQCIRSCVGRDRLHLVSHLPLPNRLKNYLQYQ
- the spata4 gene encoding spermatogenesis-associated protein 4 isoform X2; this translates as MAAEVKPRTRSQFGCHRNGKTEKGHFRGNLTAGGVNVSGFQELILIHLHLRKMSYSQGHKTGVDREVIKWLQDLELSFHPKNLRRDLSNGYLVAEIFSRYYPHDISVYSYHNGVSFSSKQKNWSRIQKFLKKKNLELSKEAIYGSIHCEPGAAEQLVQDIYEMLTNQNVTDVQGQQSQPSSLTHSTSSRSFGNNLVAAGIMAESDVSSNQRRAQISRGDRELEHTAADRSLPTDSSTWRGAPVSYKEIKVNQPVRNSMLSPLFKTDQSNTEDKKKKKKSPKEPESG